In Penaeus vannamei isolate JL-2024 chromosome 4, ASM4276789v1, whole genome shotgun sequence, a single window of DNA contains:
- the LOC113817963 gene encoding pro-resilin-like, whose product MLQVFALAALVVVAIARPDSPPTYGYSAPTPSYAPPAKYDFNYAVNDPPSGNDFGHQEARDGDNTQGSYYVLLPDGRLQKVTYNVNGDSGYVADVTYEGQAQYPTPKASYGPPQPSYKPPTPSYA is encoded by the coding sequence ATGTTGCAGGTATTTGCACTGGCCGCCCTTGTGGTCGTCGCCATCGCCCGTCCAGATAGCCCTCCTACCTATGGCTACTCTGCTCCCACACCCTCTTATGCACCAcccgccaagtacgacttcaactacgccgtcaacgacccaccatctggcaacgacttcggacaccaggaagcccgtgatggcgacaacacacagggatcctactacgtccttcttcccgacggtcgtctgcagaaggtgacCTACAATGTGAACGGAGACTCCGGTTACGTGGCTGATGTGACCTACGAGGGACAGGCTCAGTACCCCACCCCAAAGGCCTCCTATGGTCCTCCTCAGCCATCCTACAAGCCGCCCACCCCTTCCTATGCTTAG
- the LOC113817955 gene encoding pro-resilin-like has translation MAFKVLALATLVVATVARPDSPPTYGYSAPTPSYAPPAKYDFNYAVNDPASGNDFGHQEARDGDNTQGSYYVLLPDGRLQKVTYNVNGDSGYVADVTYEGEAQYPTPKASYGPPQPSYKPPTPSYA, from the exons ATGGCATTCAAG GTTTTAGCACTGGCCACCCTAGTGGTAGCCACCGTCGCTCGTCCAGATAGCCCACCTACCTATGGCTACTctgctcccactccctcttatGCACCAcccgccaagtacgacttcaactacgccgtcaacgacccagcatctggcaacgacttcggacaccaggaagcccgtgatggcgacaacacacagggatcctactacgtccttcttcccgacggtcgtctgcagaaggtcacctacaATGTGAACGGAGACTCCGGTTACGTGGCTGATGTGACCTACGAGGGAGAGGCTCAGTACCCAACCCCAAAGGCCTCCTATGGTCCTCCTCAGCCATCCTATAAGCCACCTACTCCATCCTATGCTTAA
- the LOC138861352 gene encoding pro-resilin-like, with protein MAFKVLALATLVVATVARPDSPPTYGYSAPTPSYAPPAKYDFNYAVNDPASGNDFGHQEARDGDNTQGSYYVLLPDGRLQKVTYNVNGDSGYVADVTYEGEAQYPTPKASYGPPQPSYKPPTPSYA; from the exons ATGGCATTCAAG GTATTAGCACTGGCCACCCTAGTGGTAGCCACCGTCGCTCGTCCAGATAGTCCTCCTACCTATGGCTACTCTGCTCCCACACCCTCTTATGCACCAcccgccaagtacgacttcaactacgccgtcaacgacccagcatctggcaacgacttcggacaccaggaagcccgtgatggcgacaacacacagggatcctactacgtccttcttcccgacggtcgtctgcagaaggtgacCTACAATGTGAACGGAGACTCCGGTTACGTGGCTGATGTGACCTACGAGGGAGAGGCTCAGTACCCCACCCCAAAGGCCTCCTATGGTCCTCCTCAGCCATCCTACAAgccgcccaccccctcctatgCTTAA